One Balaenoptera acutorostrata chromosome 5, mBalAcu1.1, whole genome shotgun sequence genomic window, GTTGCGATCGACCGATTTCTTGCTGAGCTGAAGGTATAATTTTGCACTGCGATTCTGCTGGCATCTGTTTAGATGGTGCACTAGTCCCAGATTTGGCTGTAGGTCCTCTTTTATCAAACTGAGTCATTTCATATTCTAGAACCTTTGGCTGTGAAGAATtattttgtttagcttttttcCCAGCTGACCCAGATTTGCTGGCATTTTCTGATTTCCCCCCTTTATTTGTTTTAGTTGACTTCAAACTGGGCTTTACTTGACTCCACTCAAACTCACTGCTTGGTGAATGATGGCTCTGTCCCAAGGACTGTGTTGTGGAAGACGGGGAAACAATTGACTGTCGACTTCTACTGCGCGGCAACGAATGCTGCTGAATTTGTTCTGTAAATGACAAGCTGTGAAAACTGTCAATTGGCACTGTTTGAGCCGTTGCTGTAGATGAAGTAGTTCTCAAAGATGAATTTTTTGAGCTTTTCAGGGAATTATTTGACAATGACGACTTCTGCCGATCAACTGTCGAGTCTGGCGATTCTGAAGGAGAACTGAATGCGTGAGCTGGCCCATTTGGTAACCCGCGCAGCGAAGGCTGCACGTCCCCTCCACCAGTACTGCCAGAGCTATTTGATTTAATTGTTAACGACTGCATTTTTGAAGACACTGACTGTAGAGGCTTTTGCTCCATTGTGTGGACAGGGGATGGAGAACAGCCATTCAAACTGGATGCAccatatttttctaataatttaattatttgagaATGTCCATTTTTGGCTGCAACACGCATAGCAGTGCGTCCAAATTGATCAGCATGGTTTGGATCAGCACCGTGCTCTAATAAAACCTGCACAACATCAATGTGCCCTTCCTGGGCCGCAATGCAGAGCGCAGTTGCACCTTGATTACAGGTATGGTCCACCATGGCGCCATGCTCGATCAGAAGCTGCACTACTTTTACATGGCCCTGCCAGGCTGCAGACTGCAGAGCAGAGCGCTTTTCATTGTCTGCAGCGTTGACGTCAGCATGGTAGGTGATCAGAACCTGCACCATTTCCAAATGGCCTTGCCAGCAGGAAACATGAAGTGCTGTCCTTCCTTCAGCATCACTTGCTTCTACATTTGCaccattttctaaaaaatattcagCCATTGTAAGTTGGTTTTCTAAGGCCAAAATATAAAGTGTAGGCCTACCATCAGCATCTTTGTAGTTCACATCAGCTCCGTGGCTAAAAAGTAATTCAACAATGTCCCTGTGTCCTTCTAATGCAGCAACCCGCAGTGCATTTCTTCCATCATAACCTCTGTGATCAATGTTGGATTTGTTTTCCAATAATACTTGAACACAATCATAATGACCCTCTTGTGAAGCTAATATGAAAGGTATCCGCCCATCATTATCGATTTCATTTGTTCTAGCACCTTGTTCAATAAGTGCTTCACATATTAATCTGTGACCTTCAAAAGCTGCCATGTGCAAAGGTGTCCATCCAGCATCATCCCTGTGATTTTCATCTAACCCCCTATCCAGTAGAGTACGTACTACTTCAACATTTCCTTGGGCTGAAGCTATGCTGAGGACTGTCCTCCCTTCACTGTCAATGCTGTCCACAGCTGCACCCCAAAACAGAAGTGTGTTTACAACCGAAGCATGACCCATAGAAGCTGCTGCTAACAGGGGTGTACGACCATTGTTATCTGTGTGGTCGACATCTGCTCCCCCCTCTAGAAGCAAGTCAACCACATCAACGTGTCCTTCATAGGCAGCCACCAGCAGTGGAGTCATGCCATctttatcacaatgatccacttCAGCACCTCGATCGATTAAAAGGCTAACAACCGATGCATGTCCTTTACTTGCAGGAACACAAAGTGCAGCCACAGAGAGTGCAGTCCTGCCATCGACATCCTCATGATTAACTTCTGCTCCATGGTCCAGTAGGTGTTCCACAATCTCTCTATGTCCCATGTAGGCTGCTGCTATCAAAGCAGTTCGACCTTCATTATCAGCTTTGTTGACTTCAGCACCATGTTGTAGCAAGTTCAGTACAATATCCTCATGTCCTCCCCAGGCTGCTGCTCTCAAAGCTGTTCGGCTATCAGCATCTGCACAATCCACTTTGACGCCAGCATAAAGTAGTGCAGAAACGACCTCAGTATGACCACCCCAAGCAGCAGATCTTAATGCTGTCCAGCCATCCTGATCAGTATGATTAATATTTGCTCCACAACCAATCAAACAATTAACCACCTTGGTATGTCCTTGTCTAGCAGCTAGGGTAAGTGGTGTGTGCCCATGAGCATCTTCTATCTCTAAATCTGCTCCCCTAGAGACGAGTAAATTCACTACATCAAGGTTGCCACTGTAAGCAGCATTAGCCAGTAATGTTCTCCCATTTGAATCACACTGATTTACTGATGCTCCATTATCTAATAATGTCCGAATGGAATCCTCTCTTTCTAAGGCTTGTCGGACTATGCATGACGTGCGATCATCTTCACTGTTGACATGAGCACCAGCTTTCACCAACAGCTGTAGCACTTCTTGCTCCTTGGGTATTAGTGTAGACAGGGAGTCTCTGACAGGTGTACCATTCCATATCATCCACAGAGCTAACTCAGCTGTCTCTAACTGTAAGTTTGAATTAATTAAGTGCAATGCAAATTCTTGTGCTTCCAATGGTGTTAAATTCTTGGCTTGACAGGTATAACTCATAGCCAACATTCGGTGTCCTTCTGCTGCATTGCATAAATACTTCTGAGTGCAGTGTTTCACATCCAGAAGCCACTCTGCAAAACTATAGTGAAACAGTATTTTAGTATCTCCTAGTCCATCAACAAGAAGTTTGGAGAGGACATCTAACTTGCGCTGAAAGTCTTCCAAGCTTAATGACATACTTTTGGTCCATACTGCATGATATAATTCCGTTATGGTCAGAGGTCGGCAGGCTGCAAGAATCACATTCAAAATAGGCTGAACCTTTGCAAACTGTTTTCTTACGAAAAGTCTCTGACACAGCCAGAGATACAGACCATTTAGAGTTCCTGGGATGTCACGAATCTCtcttaacataataaaattttctaCAACTCCATCGAGAACTCGTTCTAGATAAAGAAAGCATCCGCTGCTCTTAATGTGCAGTTGATTTAACATCTCTGCAGTTTCTTTTGTGAGGTGTTGTCGCAAAGCTTCTTCTTGATCTAAGCGATGAAGAATGTACTGCTGAACATCCTTAACAATATATGCCTTCCGAAGGTCATCTAAACTTATTTTTCGAAAACCTAAGGACAAAAAAGTAGATGTCAATTGAAAATGATTATCAAAGTTGCCATATATTCAAAGAGAATGTCTTCAACATGTGACAAACAGAGAAgcaaataaatcaataataagTCAATTAACACTAATAAACCAGTCAAGAGATATCTAGAAGTATATgaatcagttttcttttccttctggaaaaaCACACTGATGGCAgataaatgatttcattttcctATCCACAAATGGAACTATTTCTTATTCGTTTAGTGGCTCAGTGCTCCTCTCAACTTCCATGATAAGAGATACTAAACTGAGCATTAGACATCTTACATACATAGCCAAGCACATCGGGAAGATTTTCTGATTCCCCCAAATGATTAGGAAAAAAAGTTGCAGGAGACATAAataaggtttgtttgtttttgtaagctGATCTTTTCCATGTGAAAAATTTACATATTTCTATCCACATAACTGAAGGTACACTAGTCTTAATTATGGAATTGAATATTTGCATATAGTTAGAATATCACCTGTCGCTGCctttaaattacattattttacatgttaccaagttaaaataattaaatcttaGATTGTCAATAAACAGCTTGAATCTGAAGATGCAACTTGGTCAAATTATGCTAACAAAATTTCAGCACTGTGATAATATAGCAACTTAATAAACTTCAAACCAACCTAAAACCATACTAGTTACAGCTATTCAAAACTCACTTTAAGTTctttaaaggaaaccataatatCATCTTCCGAAGGGAGATGATATCCTGTTTTATAGACATGGATAGACTAGACAACTGTGTAATTCATCTTCCAGAAGAAAAAACTGCTAAGTGAATGAACTCTCTTAAGAGGAATAAATCTAGAAATTCAGCAAAGATTAGTGATGGTCAATTAATACTGAGTAAAATACTCTTACTCAGttgaataaaacaaatgtatatatcaCCTACTATATGCCGGGTACTATGTGAGGAGATGAGACTTTCACTTTGTGGTTAGAAGTCAGTGAGGACCAAGGCAGATCCGCATTCTGAAAGACTATTCTAACATCACTAAAGACGAACAGGTGGAGTCAACACTAGAGGCAAAACCTCTTACAGAGGCTGTGATAAAGTCTACATAAGAAtcactaggacttccctggtggcgcagtggttaagaatcagcctgccaatgcaggggacacgggtttgagccctggtccaggaagatcccacatgccatggagcaactaagcccgtgcaccacaactactgagcctgcgctctagagcccatgtgccacaactactgaagcccgcgcgcctagagcctgtgctccgcaacaagagaagccaccgcaatgagaagcccgcgcaccgcaacaaagagtagccccctctcaccacaactagagaaagcccatgtgcagcaacgaagacccaatgcagacaaaaaataagtaaataaattaattaattaattaattttttaaaaaaggggtggtggtggtgagatgaattgggagattgggactgacatatataca contains:
- the ANKRD50 gene encoding ankyrin repeat domain-containing protein 50, whose amino-acid sequence is MTNPWEEKVCKMAQTSLLQGKQFYCREWVFHKLQHCLQEKTNCCNSAINTPPLVMNSGNNASVVSGKGAAWGVLLVGGPGSGKTALCTELLWPSSPTSLQRGLHRQALAFHFCKAQDSDTLCVGGFIRGLVAQICRSGLLQGYEDKLRDPAVQSLLQPGECERNPAEAFKRCVLLPLLGMKPPQQSLYLLVDSVDEGCNVTEGEQTSTSLSGTVAELLAGHHEFFPPWLLLLCSARKQSKAVTKMFTGFRKISLDDLRKAYIVKDVQQYILHRLDQEEALRQHLTKETAEMLNQLHIKSSGCFLYLERVLDGVVENFIMLREIRDIPGTLNGLYLWLCQRLFVRKQFAKVQPILNVILAACRPLTITELYHAVWTKSMSLSLEDFQRKLDVLSKLLVDGLGDTKILFHYSFAEWLLDVKHCTQKYLCNAAEGHRMLAMSYTCQAKNLTPLEAQEFALHLINSNLQLETAELALWMIWNGTPVRDSLSTLIPKEQEVLQLLVKAGAHVNSEDDRTSCIVRQALEREDSIRTLLDNGASVNQCDSNGRTLLANAAYSGNLDVVNLLVSRGADLEIEDAHGHTPLTLAARQGHTKVVNCLIGCGANINHTDQDGWTALRSAAWGGHTEVVSALLYAGVKVDCADADSRTALRAAAWGGHEDIVLNLLQHGAEVNKADNEGRTALIAAAYMGHREIVEHLLDHGAEVNHEDVDGRTALSVAALCVPASKGHASVVSLLIDRGAEVDHCDKDGMTPLLVAAYEGHVDVVDLLLEGGADVDHTDNNGRTPLLAAASMGHASVVNTLLFWGAAVDSIDSEGRTVLSIASAQGNVEVVRTLLDRGLDENHRDDAGWTPLHMAAFEGHRLICEALIEQGARTNEIDNDGRIPFILASQEGHYDCVQVLLENKSNIDHRGYDGRNALRVAALEGHRDIVELLFSHGADVNYKDADGRPTLYILALENQLTMAEYFLENGANVEASDAEGRTALHVSCWQGHLEMVQVLITYHADVNAADNEKRSALQSAAWQGHVKVVQLLIEHGAMVDHTCNQGATALCIAAQEGHIDVVQVLLEHGADPNHADQFGRTAMRVAAKNGHSQIIKLLEKYGASSLNGCSPSPVHTMEQKPLQSVSSKMQSLTIKSNSSGSTGGGDVQPSLRGLPNGPAHAFSSPSESPDSTVDRQKSSLSNNSLKSSKNSSLRTTSSTATAQTVPIDSFHSLSFTEQIQQHSLPRSRSRQSIVSPSSTTQSLGQSHHSPSSEFEWSQVKPSLKSTKTNKGGKSENASKSGSAGKKAKQNNSSQPKVLEYEMTQFDKRGPTAKSGTSAPSKQMPAESQCKIIPSAQQEIGRSQQQFLIHQQSGEQKKRNGIMTNPNYHLQSNQVFLGRVSVPRTVQDRGHQEVLEGYPSSETELSLKQALKLQIEGSDPSFNYKKETPL